One segment of Candidatus Binatota bacterium DNA contains the following:
- a CDS encoding ABC transporter ATP-binding protein — translation MSHASDGSQAPLTLTGVNYAYPSGGDGGGRVYELSLQVERGGMLAVVGPNGSGKTTLLRLAAGLLLPDSGQVNCCGSSTSVASRGDLARKVALVGQQPALGFPYSVIEVVLMGRAPYLEGLSLESEEDLAVAHDAMRATGTDHLGGRVFDSLSSGERQRVSVARALAQQPELLLLDEPGAFLDIREQTRLYDLLEELNGSRGTAVVSVLHDLNLAALYFPTVALLNKGRLHAVGAPAEVLSYATVREVFRTDVYVAINDLTGQLNVLPIKGGAGNNE, via the coding sequence GTGAGCCACGCTTCGGACGGCAGCCAGGCGCCGCTCACGCTCACTGGGGTCAACTACGCCTATCCTTCGGGAGGCGACGGCGGCGGACGGGTGTACGAACTGTCGCTGCAGGTCGAGAGGGGCGGGATGCTGGCCGTGGTGGGGCCCAACGGCTCGGGCAAGACCACCTTGCTGCGCCTGGCTGCGGGCCTGCTGCTGCCCGACAGTGGCCAGGTGAACTGCTGCGGAAGCAGCACCAGCGTGGCTTCGCGAGGGGATCTGGCCCGCAAGGTGGCGCTGGTAGGCCAGCAGCCTGCGCTGGGTTTTCCTTACTCGGTCATCGAGGTGGTGCTCATGGGGCGCGCGCCCTACCTGGAGGGGCTGTCGCTGGAGAGCGAAGAAGACCTGGCGGTGGCCCACGACGCCATGCGGGCCACGGGCACTGACCACCTGGGCGGGCGTGTTTTTGATTCGCTGTCGAGCGGCGAGCGGCAGCGCGTTTCGGTGGCCCGGGCGCTGGCGCAGCAGCCCGAGCTGTTGTTGCTCGACGAGCCCGGCGCCTTTCTCGACATACGCGAGCAGACCCGGCTCTACGACCTGCTCGAGGAACTCAACGGGTCGCGCGGCACGGCCGTGGTCTCGGTACTGCACGATCTCAACCTGGCCGCGTTGTACTTTCCGACGGTTGCCCTGCTCAACAAGGGCCGCCTGCACGCGGTCGGGGCACCGGCCGAAGTACTCAGCTACGCGACCGTCCGCGAGGTTTTTCGCACCGACGTTTACGTGGCTATCAACGATCTTACGGGGCAACTCAACGTGCTGCCGATCAAGGGGGGGGCAGGCAATAATGAGTAG
- a CDS encoding NADH-quinone oxidoreductase subunit A yields MLFDYANILVFVALGLFLPAMMMGLGALLRPHNPEKQKLTTYECGEEVSGNSWINFNIRFYLVALIFIVFDVEVAFIYPVVTVFRDWVADGRGLFALVEILIFVSILLAGLVYVWTKGDLVWLKSVVTQGDEPEPTLPGGSRHVAD; encoded by the coding sequence ATGCTTTTTGACTACGCTAACATCCTTGTCTTTGTCGCCCTGGGGCTGTTTCTGCCCGCCATGATGATGGGGCTGGGCGCGTTGCTGCGCCCTCACAATCCTGAGAAGCAGAAGCTGACCACCTACGAGTGCGGCGAAGAGGTCAGCGGCAACTCGTGGATCAACTTCAACATCCGTTTTTACCTCGTCGCGCTCATCTTCATCGTCTTCGACGTCGAGGTCGCTTTCATATACCCGGTGGTCACTGTCTTCAGGGACTGGGTCGCCGACGGGCGGGGCCTGTTCGCCCTGGTCGAGATACTGATCTTCGTTTCCATACTGCTTGCCGGCCTGGTCTACGTGTGGACCAAGGGAGACCTGGTCTGGTTGAAGAGTGTCGTCACCCAGGGCGACGAGCCCGAGCCGACATTGCCCGGAGGTAGCCGCCATGTCGCTGATTAA
- a CDS encoding NADH-quinone oxidoreductase subunit B: MSLINSAPEMVLTSTVDQVLNWTRKSSLWYMLFGLACCAIEMMHTGGPRADLDRFGMAPRATPRVSDLMIIAGTLTLKMALRTRVLYEQMPDPKYVVSMGSCSNCGGLFQYAYSVCDGVDKVIPVDVYVPGCPPRPEALTEGLIMLQKKIMQEKWITRSSDTPRLAGPVGERA, translated from the coding sequence ATGTCGCTGATTAACTCCGCGCCCGAGATGGTGCTGACATCGACCGTTGACCAGGTATTGAACTGGACACGCAAGAGTTCGCTCTGGTACATGCTGTTCGGACTGGCCTGCTGCGCCATCGAAATGATGCACACCGGCGGCCCGCGAGCCGACCTCGACCGCTTCGGAATGGCCCCCCGCGCCACGCCGCGGGTGTCAGACCTGATGATCATAGCCGGCACCCTGACCTTGAAGATGGCCCTGCGCACGAGGGTGCTCTACGAGCAGATGCCCGACCCCAAGTACGTGGTGTCGATGGGCAGCTGTTCGAACTGCGGAGGACTTTTTCAGTACGCCTACTCGGTGTGCGACGGCGTCGACAAGGTCATACCGGTGGACGTGTACGTGCCCGGTTGCCCGCCGCGGCCCGAGGCCCTGACCGAGGGCCTGATCATGCTGCAGAAGAAGATCATGCAGGAAAAGTGGATCACCCGTTCCTCGGACACGCCCCGTCTTGCTGGGCCTGTAGGCGAAAGGGCCTGA
- a CDS encoding NADH-quinone oxidoreductase subunit C produces MDSTGIHAALRGRFDTAVGELAPGPFEASIEVDASVIEAVCTFLRDEEGLEFDNLSNLSGADYPDLERIQAVYSLFSYKQRHSITLRVNADRAAPVIPTVEAVWPAANWLEREIFDLLGVEFSGHCDLRRILLPEDWVGYPLRKDYEEQPDYHGISTVRESLLTMKRD; encoded by the coding sequence GTGGACTCGACCGGGATTCACGCTGCCCTGCGCGGGCGTTTCGACACCGCGGTAGGCGAACTGGCCCCGGGGCCCTTCGAAGCCTCGATCGAAGTAGACGCTTCGGTCATCGAGGCGGTGTGTACTTTTCTTCGCGACGAAGAGGGCCTCGAGTTCGACAATCTCAGCAACCTGAGCGGCGCCGACTACCCCGATCTCGAGCGCATACAGGCCGTGTACTCGCTTTTTTCGTACAAGCAGCGGCACTCGATCACGCTCAGGGTCAACGCCGACCGTGCCGCCCCGGTGATCCCCACGGTAGAAGCCGTGTGGCCGGCAGCCAACTGGCTCGAGCGCGAAATCTTTGACCTGCTCGGTGTCGAGTTCAGCGGACACTGCGACCTTCGCCGTATCCTGCTGCCCGAGGACTGGGTGGGTTACCCGCTGCGCAAGGACTACGAAGAGCAACCCGACTACCACGGAATATCCACGGTGCGTGAGAGCCTGCTCACCATGAAGAGGGACTGA
- a CDS encoding NADH-quinone oxidoreductase subunit D has protein sequence MTLNMGPQHPSTHGVLRFIVKADGEVMRRAIPDIGYLHRSIEKIAEKVGWHGFMPYTDRVDYVAAMACNQGWAMAAEQLADIEVPRRGEYCRVIAAELSRICSHLLGVGAMGMDMGAITPFTHAIREREMIMDLIEELCGARLTFNYMRIGGVAWDLPHGFVEKVSHYLDHLEPVIEEFNQLLGFNRIYVKRLADVATVDADMAIAWGLVGPNLRGSGVDFDVRRDLPYSVYEDFDFDVPLGSGEMGSTGDCWDRYIVRMREMVESIRILRQALAGIPEGPVIARVPRNFKPPVGDVHVKIEAPRGEQSWYVSSDGSEYPHRVHIRTGSFTAMGIIDRLSHGLMIADLVAVIASMDIVAPEVDR, from the coding sequence ATGACGCTCAACATGGGGCCGCAGCACCCCAGCACCCACGGCGTCCTGCGTTTTATCGTCAAGGCCGATGGCGAGGTCATGCGCCGCGCCATACCTGACATCGGTTACCTGCACCGCAGCATCGAGAAGATAGCCGAGAAGGTGGGCTGGCATGGCTTCATGCCTTACACCGACCGCGTGGATTACGTGGCGGCGATGGCCTGTAACCAGGGCTGGGCCATGGCGGCCGAGCAGCTGGCGGACATCGAGGTGCCGAGGCGTGGCGAGTACTGCCGCGTGATCGCAGCCGAGCTCAGCCGTATCTGCAGCCACCTGCTAGGGGTCGGCGCCATGGGCATGGACATGGGCGCGATAACCCCGTTTACCCACGCCATACGCGAGCGCGAAATGATCATGGACCTCATCGAGGAGCTGTGCGGCGCGCGCCTGACCTTTAATTACATGCGCATCGGTGGCGTGGCCTGGGACCTTCCGCACGGTTTCGTCGAGAAGGTGAGCCACTACCTGGATCACCTCGAGCCGGTCATCGAAGAGTTCAACCAGCTGCTGGGTTTCAACAGGATTTACGTCAAGCGACTTGCCGACGTGGCCACGGTCGACGCCGACATGGCCATTGCCTGGGGCCTGGTCGGGCCCAACCTCAGGGGGTCGGGCGTGGACTTCGACGTGCGCCGCGATCTCCCCTACAGCGTTTACGAAGATTTTGACTTCGATGTGCCCCTGGGCAGCGGCGAGATGGGAAGCACCGGCGACTGCTGGGACCGTTACATAGTGCGCATGCGAGAGATGGTGGAGTCCATACGCATTCTTCGACAGGCGCTCGCGGGTATTCCCGAGGGGCCCGTGATCGCCAGGGTTCCGCGCAACTTCAAGCCGCCCGTGGGCGACGTGCACGTCAAGATAGAAGCCCCGCGTGGTGAGCAGAGTTGGTACGTGTCGAGCGACGGCAGCGAGTACCCGCACCGGGTGCACATACGCACGGGGTCTTTCACGGCCATGGGCATAATTGACCGCTTGAGCCACGGACTGATGATCGCCGATCTCGTGGCGGTGATAGCCAGCATGGACATAGTGGCTCCGGAAGTTGACCGCTGA
- the nuoH gene encoding NADH-quinone oxidoreductase subunit NuoH produces the protein MQAFLDTLLGDATGLERQLGYLAGMAVFGSVVVFGFVLPFAGIVTWAERRIWARIQSRVGPNRVGPFGFLQWLADGVKNILKEDIIPTVADRPLFRFAPYVVMVGFVAAFVCVPFSGDLIIADLNIGILYVTAVTSLVVVGILMAGWSSNNRWSLLGGIRAATQIISYEIPAGLAIFPAVLLSGTLSMQGIIGEQGAAPWQWHMFHSPFALLGFGLFFTAALAEGNRTPFDLPEAESELVAGFATEYSGMRSTLFFMAEWGNLYVIGALVTTLYMGGWQVPQFTYNPVLMNLAQVGVFLGKSLACVFFMIWLRATLPRVRVDQLMALCWKYMVPLAMLSVLGTATLMVAVPQGSHTLRMATFAVVVGVVIRFAFKVRFHLKRARALDYSSLSSGASQGLSS, from the coding sequence ATGCAGGCGTTTCTCGACACCTTGCTCGGCGACGCCACCGGACTGGAACGGCAGCTGGGCTATCTCGCGGGCATGGCGGTGTTCGGCTCGGTGGTGGTCTTTGGTTTCGTGCTGCCCTTTGCCGGCATCGTGACCTGGGCCGAGCGTCGTATCTGGGCGCGCATACAGTCGCGTGTCGGGCCCAACAGGGTGGGGCCCTTCGGCTTCCTGCAGTGGCTGGCCGACGGCGTTAAAAATATTCTCAAGGAGGACATCATTCCCACGGTGGCCGATCGACCGCTGTTCAGGTTTGCGCCCTACGTGGTGATGGTGGGCTTTGTTGCCGCCTTCGTCTGCGTGCCGTTTTCCGGTGACCTCATCATCGCCGATCTCAATATCGGCATTCTCTATGTCACGGCGGTCACCTCGCTGGTGGTCGTGGGCATACTCATGGCCGGCTGGTCGTCGAACAACAGGTGGTCGCTGCTGGGCGGCATAAGGGCCGCGACACAGATCATCAGCTACGAGATTCCCGCGGGCCTGGCGATTTTTCCGGCCGTGTTGCTGTCGGGAACGCTTTCGATGCAGGGCATCATCGGCGAGCAGGGCGCCGCGCCGTGGCAGTGGCACATGTTCCACAGCCCCTTCGCGTTGCTGGGCTTCGGGCTGTTTTTTACGGCCGCGCTGGCCGAGGGCAACCGCACCCCGTTTGACCTGCCCGAGGCCGAGTCCGAACTCGTGGCGGGTTTTGCCACCGAGTACAGCGGCATGCGATCCACGCTGTTCTTCATGGCCGAGTGGGGCAATCTCTACGTCATAGGCGCGCTGGTCACTACGCTCTACATGGGTGGCTGGCAGGTGCCGCAGTTCACTTACAACCCGGTGCTGATGAACCTCGCCCAGGTGGGCGTTTTCCTGGGCAAGTCTCTCGCCTGCGTGTTTTTCATGATCTGGCTCAGGGCCACGCTGCCGCGCGTGCGCGTCGACCAGCTCATGGCCCTGTGCTGGAAGTACATGGTGCCGCTGGCGATGCTGTCCGTGTTAGGTACGGCCACGCTGATGGTGGCAGTGCCCCAGGGCAGCCACACCCTGCGCATGGCTACCTTTGCCGTGGTGGTGGGCGTTGTGATCCGCTTTGCCTTCAAGGTCCGTTTTCATCTCAAGCGTGCACGCGCGCTTGATTACTCCAGCCTCTCATCGGGCGCGTCCCAGGGCCTGTCGTCATGA
- a CDS encoding 4Fe-4S dicluster domain-containing protein translates to MSAVTSWLQDVTTSCSTVFEGLSITFSHFFRKPYTVEYPDRMETRVQDTLPFRYRGMLEVDLEICTGCLACERACPIECIVIDATKDKATRQLILNRFDIDLAKCMYCGLCSEPCPTGSIHHTREFEGSDYSLESMMRRYVKFPVAAYKPKKTGEDDPEIMPVLERGMRYLDEFAQPAAKPASGTTSSSVTTDPGSGTGEAS, encoded by the coding sequence ATGAGCGCGGTAACAAGCTGGCTGCAGGACGTAACGACATCGTGCTCCACCGTTTTCGAGGGGCTGTCGATCACTTTCTCGCATTTCTTTCGCAAGCCTTACACGGTGGAGTATCCCGACCGCATGGAGACGCGCGTGCAGGATACGCTGCCGTTTCGCTACCGCGGCATGCTCGAAGTCGATCTTGAGATCTGCACGGGTTGCCTGGCCTGCGAGCGCGCCTGTCCTATCGAGTGCATCGTCATCGACGCGACCAAGGACAAGGCCACGCGGCAGTTGATTCTCAATCGCTTCGATATTGATCTTGCCAAGTGCATGTACTGCGGGCTGTGCTCCGAGCCCTGTCCCACGGGATCGATACATCACACCCGCGAGTTCGAGGGCTCTGATTATTCTCTCGAGAGTATGATGCGGCGTTACGTAAAGTTTCCGGTGGCGGCGTACAAGCCCAAGAAAACTGGCGAGGATGATCCCGAAATCATGCCGGTGCTCGAACGGGGCATGCGCTACCTCGACGAGTTTGCGCAGCCGGCGGCCAAGCCTGCTTCGGGTACCACGTCGTCTTCGGTCACCACCGATCCCGGGTCGGGGACAGGGGAGGCTTCCTGA
- a CDS encoding NADH-quinone oxidoreductase subunit J — translation MQGPDLSVAAFLLLSALALGGGGGVIFSGNIVYSALSLMVSFLGVAGLYVMLEADFVAGVQVLVYVGGVLVLTLFAVMLTHRIEDIKVSNRGVGKLPGMAAALAMFAGLIAALEVAPWKLPAEGVAHEAFASTQSIGNALLGRYVLPFEVASIVLLSVLVGAVVLSRKEIAEPGGRDDA, via the coding sequence ATGCAGGGGCCGGATCTTTCAGTCGCAGCTTTTCTACTGCTATCGGCGCTCGCGTTGGGCGGCGGCGGCGGCGTGATCTTTTCAGGCAACATCGTCTACTCGGCGCTGTCGCTGATGGTCTCGTTTCTCGGTGTTGCCGGCCTCTACGTGATGCTCGAAGCCGACTTCGTGGCCGGCGTGCAGGTGCTCGTCTACGTGGGCGGCGTGCTCGTGCTGACGCTGTTTGCCGTCATGCTCACGCACCGTATCGAGGATATCAAGGTTTCTAACCGCGGTGTCGGCAAGCTGCCGGGCATGGCGGCGGCGCTTGCGATGTTTGCCGGTCTTATCGCGGCGCTGGAAGTGGCGCCGTGGAAGCTGCCCGCCGAGGGAGTGGCACACGAGGCCTTTGCCTCCACCCAGTCAATCGGCAATGCGCTGCTCGGACGCTACGTTCTACCCTTCGAGGTGGCATCCATCGTTCTCTTATCGGTGCTGGTGGGCGCGGTCGTGCTGTCGCGCAAGGAAATAGCCGAACCGGGGGGGCGCGACGATGCCTGA